A window from Sphingobium sp. EM0848 encodes these proteins:
- a CDS encoding energy transducer TonB: protein MAYADHSQGSSRTISIIIVALIHAVLGYAFVTGLGMKYVKKAAEQLNVIDVKEEPPPPDEEPPPPPPDQPIEPPPVVAPPPIVQTPVQAPPIQTVRTPPPVFNPVPVAAPPPPAPPPPPEVPASRATPRSNPGSWLSDADYPSRAQREERSGTAGFRLEIGPDGRVTNCTITSSTGHADLDEATCRLLPKRAKFKPATAAGGGPMSDTYNGRITWRLPE from the coding sequence ATGGCCTATGCTGACCACTCGCAAGGATCGAGTCGCACGATCTCGATCATTATCGTCGCCCTGATTCACGCTGTTCTGGGTTATGCCTTCGTCACCGGTCTTGGCATGAAATATGTCAAAAAGGCGGCGGAACAGCTGAACGTGATCGACGTCAAGGAGGAACCGCCGCCACCGGATGAGGAGCCGCCGCCGCCCCCGCCGGATCAGCCCATCGAGCCGCCGCCGGTCGTCGCACCGCCGCCGATCGTCCAGACCCCTGTACAGGCTCCGCCTATCCAGACGGTTCGGACGCCGCCGCCGGTGTTCAACCCGGTTCCGGTCGCAGCTCCGCCGCCGCCCGCTCCGCCGCCGCCGCCCGAGGTGCCTGCATCTCGCGCCACGCCGCGCAGCAACCCCGGCAGCTGGCTGAGCGACGCCGACTATCCGAGCCGCGCACAGCGTGAAGAACGTTCGGGTACGGCTGGGTTCCGGCTGGAAATCGGTCCGGATGGCCGCGTGACCAACTGCACCATCACCTCGTCGACCGGCCATGCCGACCTCGATGAGGCGACCTGCCGCCTGTTGCCGAAGCGTGCGAAATTCAAGCCCGCGACTGCAGCTGGAGGTGGTCCGATGTCGGACACGTACAATGGTCGAATCACCTGGCGTCTGCCGGAATAA
- a CDS encoding MotA/TolQ/ExbB proton channel family protein: MLMSIAAAAAPKSANPYGLMEALEQGGLIAQTVFGILCLMSVGTFYILFTKLIEQQKVINQGKKVRATFWRSANLKEASAKLEKNSAYKQIVDDGIKAQDEHGKLTDPVEAHDWLHGSLARSEAAINSSLGGGLAFLATVGSTSPFIGLFGTVIGIYRALIKIGAAGQASIDAVAGPVGEALIMTALGLAVAVPAVLAYNFLQRRNKSIAEQLNGFTVDLLAYLVSNGAVKPAIAAAPAAAAKPAAAATKA; the protein is encoded by the coding sequence ATGTTGATGTCTATCGCAGCGGCCGCCGCTCCCAAGTCGGCCAATCCCTATGGCCTGATGGAAGCGCTCGAGCAGGGCGGTCTCATCGCCCAGACCGTCTTCGGCATCCTCTGCCTTATGTCGGTCGGCACCTTCTACATCCTGTTCACCAAGCTGATCGAACAGCAGAAGGTCATCAACCAGGGCAAGAAGGTTCGTGCGACCTTCTGGCGCTCCGCCAACCTGAAGGAAGCTTCGGCGAAGCTGGAAAAGAACTCGGCCTACAAGCAGATCGTCGACGACGGCATCAAGGCGCAGGACGAGCATGGCAAGCTGACCGATCCGGTCGAAGCGCATGACTGGCTGCACGGCTCGCTGGCCCGTTCGGAAGCCGCGATCAACTCCAGCCTGGGTGGCGGCCTCGCCTTCCTCGCGACCGTGGGTTCGACCTCGCCGTTCATCGGTCTGTTCGGTACCGTTATCGGTATCTACCGCGCCCTGATCAAGATCGGCGCTGCCGGTCAGGCCTCGATCGACGCCGTTGCCGGCCCGGTCGGTGAAGCTCTGATCATGACTGCCCTGGGTCTGGCCGTGGCCGTTCCCGCGGTGCTCGCCTACAACTTCCTGCAGCGTCGCAACAAGTCGATCGCGGAACAGCTGAACGGCTTCACCGTCGACCTGCTGGCCTATCTGGTGTCGAATGGCGCCGTGAAGCCCGCCATTGCCGCTGCTCCGGCTGCTGCCGCCAAGCCGGCTGCTGCTGCGACCAAGGCCTGA
- a CDS encoding biopolymer transporter ExbD: protein MAMSVGSDGGEDKPMSDINTTPLVDVMLVLLIIFLIAVPVVVQTVQLQLPKVAFEPTTTKPENVSLSVTQASDGSCAVYWNLTRVSSDELLDRAVAKLEADIKKAGGVENLTPEDLPEVHIRGDINVPYRCIGGTIYTMQRAGFPKVGFISEPEPGSQTQRL, encoded by the coding sequence ATGGCAATGAGTGTTGGCTCTGACGGCGGTGAAGACAAGCCGATGTCCGACATCAACACGACGCCGCTCGTCGACGTCATGCTGGTGTTGCTCATCATCTTCCTTATCGCGGTCCCGGTCGTCGTCCAGACGGTTCAGCTGCAGCTCCCCAAGGTGGCGTTTGAGCCGACCACGACGAAGCCGGAAAATGTCTCGCTGTCGGTCACTCAGGCGTCCGACGGTAGCTGTGCAGTCTACTGGAATCTGACCAGGGTGTCTTCGGACGAACTGCTCGACCGTGCGGTCGCGAAGCTCGAAGCGGACATCAAGAAGGCGGGCGGTGTTGAAAATCTGACGCCCGAGGATCTGCCTGAAGTGCATATCCGCGGCGACATCAACGTTCCCTATCGGTGCATCGGCGGCACCATCTACACGATGCAGCGCGCCGGTTTCCCGAAGGTCGGCTTCATCTCCGAACCCGAACCGGGTTCGCAGACGCAGCGACTCTAA
- a CDS encoding biopolymer transporter ExbD, which yields MAMSAGRDDGEPMVEMNTTPLIDVMLVLLIMFIITIPIQTHAVKIDLPQNAPPTTSVVDPVKNKVAIDPSGIITWNGSAIDLLTLRQYLQQSLRLPVEPELQFQPNAETKYVIVDQVLAEIKRAGVTKLGFVGNEQYGKF from the coding sequence ATGGCAATGAGTGCCGGAAGAGACGATGGCGAGCCGATGGTGGAAATGAACACGACGCCGTTGATCGACGTCATGCTCGTTCTCCTCATCATGTTCATCATCACCATTCCGATCCAGACCCACGCGGTCAAGATCGACCTGCCGCAGAACGCGCCGCCGACCACCAGTGTCGTCGACCCGGTCAAGAACAAGGTGGCAATCGATCCCAGCGGCATCATCACCTGGAACGGATCGGCCATCGACCTGTTGACCCTGCGTCAGTATCTGCAGCAGTCGCTGCGGCTGCCGGTCGAACCCGAACTGCAGTTTCAGCCGAACGCCGAAACCAAATATGTGATCGTCGATCAGGTTTTGGCGGAGATCAAGCGGGCTGGCGTGACGAAGCTGGGCTTCGTCGGCAACGAGCAGTACGGCAAGTTCTAA
- a CDS encoding PilZ domain-containing protein — protein sequence MGAKLQTELSRADGRLIDRRSVLIGVRVRRPGETWFKSQITDVTAIGFRLKSFMKLTADDDLWVMLPGFEGRRARVLWSRAHESGGVFERPLHPAILDHIIKISQ from the coding sequence ATGGGCGCCAAACTTCAAACCGAACTCAGCAGGGCCGATGGCCGTCTGATAGACCGGCGGTCCGTGTTGATCGGCGTGCGGGTTCGCCGGCCGGGCGAAACCTGGTTCAAGAGCCAGATCACCGATGTCACCGCGATCGGCTTCCGGCTCAAAAGCTTCATGAAGCTGACGGCGGACGACGATCTGTGGGTCATGTTGCCCGGCTTTGAAGGGCGCCGCGCCCGCGTGCTGTGGAGCCGGGCCCATGAATCGGGTGGCGTGTTCGAACGTCCGCTTCACCCGGCGATTCTCGATCATATCATCAAGATCAGCCAGTAG
- a CDS encoding DJ-1/PfpI family protein, protein MQIAILTFDGFNELDSFIASAILNRMKAQGWAAHITSPTVQITSMNGVTVHRQKPLEFAKEADAVLIGSGIRSREIANDVDLLSAIDLDPSRQLIGAQCSGTLILAKLGLLGAVPACTDLTTKPWVIEAGVNVIDAPFTAHANVATAGGCLASQYLATWIIARGASMRAAAEAVHYVAPVGEKEPYVHRAISVVEPFIGQPRAPTG, encoded by the coding sequence GTGCAGATCGCAATTTTGACGTTTGATGGGTTCAATGAACTGGACTCGTTCATTGCGTCGGCGATCCTCAACCGCATGAAGGCGCAAGGCTGGGCGGCACATATAACATCGCCCACCGTGCAAATTACCTCGATGAACGGCGTAACCGTTCACCGCCAAAAACCGCTTGAGTTCGCAAAGGAGGCGGATGCGGTTTTGATCGGCAGCGGCATAAGGTCTCGGGAGATCGCGAATGACGTCGATCTGCTTTCGGCCATCGACCTCGATCCTTCACGTCAGCTAATCGGCGCTCAATGTTCCGGAACGCTCATTCTGGCGAAGCTCGGCCTGCTGGGTGCTGTTCCCGCTTGCACGGATCTGACGACAAAGCCGTGGGTCATTGAGGCAGGCGTCAACGTGATTGATGCGCCCTTCACCGCCCACGCCAATGTCGCGACAGCGGGCGGGTGCCTGGCGTCGCAATATCTCGCAACATGGATCATTGCGCGCGGCGCCTCGATGCGAGCGGCGGCTGAGGCAGTGCATTACGTGGCCCCCGTCGGTGAAAAGGAGCCATATGTTCATCGCGCAATCTCGGTCGTCGAGCCGTTCATCGGCCAACCACGAGCGCCTACTGGCTGA
- a CDS encoding ABC transporter transmembrane domain-containing protein, translating to MEDLDKPSRDKARPALGSLGMIWRFASRYPGRIAGALAALLVSSAATLAIPSGFRLVIDRGFVGGGDISRWFEYLFLIVVILAAATAARFYFVSWLGERVVADIRSATQANLLRQEPRFFEENRPSEIASRMTADTAIIDQVVGSTVSIALRNMVTGIGGLIYLFALAPKLAGLLLLGIPVILVAIIGLGRRVRKLSRASQDRLAEVGSVTSETLGAMKIVQAFGQEGREAARFDATVESGFATARRRIALRAAMTAIVIALVFGSITAVMWQGALDVAAGRLSGGSIAAFVLTGGLVAGAFGALSETWGDLLRGAGAAGRLHELMSAVPQITAPPRPVPVPAADHGARLQFEDVHFRYPTRPDQAALHGISIDIAPGETVAIVGPSGAGKSTLIQLALRFYDPDSGDIRLNGVPLTQADPAAVRAMMAMVPQESIIFAASARDNLRYGKWDASDEEVWAAARAANAEAFLRALPEGLDSYLGEGGARLSGGQRQRLSIARALLRDAPILLLDEATSALDAESERLVQDALARLMEGRTTIVIAHRLATVRAADRILVLDEGRLVEQGDHATLMARQGLYARLANLQFQDAPAG from the coding sequence ATGGAGGACTTGGACAAGCCATCGCGCGACAAGGCGCGCCCCGCACTCGGCAGCCTGGGCATGATCTGGCGTTTCGCCAGCCGCTATCCCGGCCGTATCGCCGGCGCGCTCGCCGCGCTGCTCGTCTCCTCCGCTGCGACGCTGGCCATCCCCAGCGGCTTCCGGCTGGTGATCGACCGTGGCTTCGTGGGCGGCGGCGATATCAGCCGCTGGTTCGAATATCTGTTCCTGATCGTCGTCATCCTCGCGGCGGCAACGGCGGCCCGCTTCTATTTCGTGTCCTGGCTGGGCGAGCGCGTCGTCGCCGACATCCGATCCGCCACACAGGCCAATCTGCTGCGACAGGAACCCCGCTTCTTCGAGGAAAACCGCCCGTCCGAAATCGCCTCCCGCATGACCGCCGACACCGCGATCATCGATCAGGTGGTCGGATCGACCGTGTCCATCGCCCTGCGCAATATGGTGACCGGGATCGGTGGCCTCATCTACCTCTTCGCATTGGCGCCCAAGCTGGCGGGCCTGCTGCTGCTGGGCATTCCCGTCATTCTGGTCGCGATCATCGGCCTTGGCCGCCGCGTGCGCAAACTTTCACGCGCCAGCCAGGACCGGCTGGCCGAAGTCGGCAGCGTCACATCCGAAACGCTGGGCGCGATGAAGATCGTGCAGGCTTTCGGGCAAGAGGGGCGGGAGGCCGCCCGCTTCGACGCCACGGTCGAATCCGGTTTCGCAACCGCCCGCCGCCGCATCGCCCTGCGCGCGGCGATGACCGCCATCGTCATCGCGCTGGTGTTCGGGTCGATCACCGCCGTCATGTGGCAGGGCGCTCTGGACGTCGCCGCCGGGCGCCTGTCGGGCGGGAGCATCGCGGCCTTTGTGCTGACCGGCGGGCTGGTCGCGGGGGCTTTCGGCGCCCTGTCCGAAACCTGGGGCGATCTGCTGCGCGGCGCAGGCGCGGCCGGACGGCTGCATGAGCTGATGAGCGCCGTGCCGCAGATCACCGCCCCGCCCCGCCCCGTGCCGGTGCCTGCCGCCGACCATGGCGCCCGGCTCCAGTTCGAGGATGTGCATTTCCGCTATCCCACCCGGCCCGATCAGGCCGCGCTGCACGGCATTTCCATCGACATTGCGCCGGGCGAAACGGTCGCGATCGTCGGCCCATCCGGCGCGGGCAAGTCCACGCTGATCCAGCTGGCGCTGCGCTTCTACGATCCCGATTCGGGGGACATCCGCCTGAACGGCGTACCACTGACGCAGGCCGATCCGGCGGCGGTGCGCGCGATGATGGCGATGGTGCCGCAGGAAAGCATCATTTTCGCCGCCTCCGCCCGTGACAATCTGCGCTACGGCAAATGGGACGCGAGCGATGAGGAGGTCTGGGCCGCCGCCCGCGCCGCCAATGCCGAAGCGTTCCTGCGCGCTCTTCCCGAGGGGCTGGACAGCTATCTGGGCGAAGGCGGCGCGCGCCTGTCCGGCGGCCAGCGCCAGCGGCTGTCGATCGCCCGCGCCCTGCTGCGCGATGCACCGATCCTGCTGCTCGACGAGGCGACCTCCGCGCTCGACGCGGAATCGGAACGGTTGGTGCAGGATGCGCTGGCACGGCTCATGGAAGGGCGCACGACCATCGTCATCGCGCACCGCCTGGCCACCGTGCGCGCGGCGGACCGGATATTGGTGCTCGATGAAGGGCGGCTGGTCGAACAGGGCGATCATGCGACGCTGATGGCCCGGCAGGGCCTATATGCCCGACTTGCGAATCTCCAGTTCCAGGACGCGCCGGCCGGCTGA